CTCTACTAAAGCTAATAAAGTATCATATTCATAAGAAGatctttgttttgtaaaatcTTCACTTAAAAACAGATCAAAGAAAATGTGGTAGAAGCACTGAagtaaagttgttgttgttgttggtttgtttttgtgtgtcaaCAGGAACTCTGTAAGAAGCTCCAGATCGCCATCGACAAGATCGACGAGGAGCGGTACGACGCCCAGTCCAAAGTCGGCAAGAGCGACCAAGAGGTGAGACCCATGAGCCCAAGTCCTCAGGTTGAGATGGAACGTTCCAGCCAACAGATGAAGTCTCTTGAAtctaaatatctatatattctTGAGGAGCAGcctgttttcttgtttttgcaaccaaaaaccaagatggcgtcagacaaaaaccaagatggcgtcagacaaaaaccaagatggcgtcaGACAAAAACCAAAGTGTCATCGACAAAATGGCAACGGACaagaaacaagatggcgacaaacaaaataatacattttgacagacaaaaaccaagatggcgacaaacaaaaaccaagatggcaacaaacaaaaaccaagatggcgacggacagaaaccaagatggggaaggacaaaaaccaagatggcgacggacagaaaccaagatggggaaggacaaaaaccaagatggcaaaggacaaaaaccaagatggcgataaacaaagaccaagatggcgacagacagaaaccaagatggggaaggacaaaaaccaagatggcaaaggacaaaaaccaagatgccgacggacaaaaaacaaagtgtcATCGACAAAATGGTGACAGACaagaaacaagatggcgacaaacaaaaaaattaattttgacggacaaaaaccaagatggcgacaaacaaaaaccaagatggcgacagacagaaaccaagatggggaaggacaaaaaccaagatggcgacaaacaaaaaccaagatggcgacggacaaaaaccaagatggtgaaggacaaaaaccaagatggcatcaaacaaaaaccaaaatggcgacaaacaaaaaccaagatggtgacaaacaaaaaccaagatggcgacaaacaaaaaccaaaatggcgacggacaaaaaccaagatggcggttGCAATAAATAGATATGCAAAATCTCAAATTTCCACAATGCCAAAAATATAAACAAGGACAATAGTAAACAACATATATTGCTGCTCTTAATTGCTGGATTTTGCATCTTGGATTCAGTGtatttctaatttattttgACTATCTTTGGGTCTCTTTGTTTCAAAATGACTTCACGCTTGTCGGGTCTCGTATTCTAACGttatgacatgtaatgttatcATAGTTCACACGTCTTTGTACTCAACATCAGCTGCTTTCTGGACCATCAGAAGTCACTTATTATCTGTATACTGTGTCACGCGTCGGGATTCTACCTCCAGATCGACGATCTGAAGCTGAAGGTGGTGGACCTGATCGGCGTGAAGAAGCCGGCCCTGAAGAAGGTCCGCATGTCGGCCGACTCCATGCTGCAGGCTCTGCTGGGGGGGAAGCACAAGGTGACCATGGACCTGAGGGCCAACCTGAAGCAGGTCAAGAAGGAGGTCAAGGAGGAGGTGAGCATCACTCTTCTCCATCATGTGTCAGCTGATCCTAACATTTAGGTTCAGCTCAGAATCACCACATGTTTCTTCTGGAGTTCTTCAGTTTGTTCCAGGTTTACTCAGTGTTGGAAGAAGTACTTCAATTTAATATGTAACAATAGAACAATGTAGAAATAATCCATAACAAGTGAAGGTTCTGCAACCACAGTCCACAGAATGTACCTAAATCATCTCCCATGATATCATTAGATTATTAATACTAATACACCAGTGACTACATTTACATGCAGCAAATATTagctgtttatttgtatattacaaaaataatcatcttaattaaacataactaagtatttaatctttattaaacataactatgtatttcatcttaattaaacataactaagtatttaatctttattaaacataactatgtatttcatctttattaaacataactaagtatttcatctttattaaacataactatgtatttcatcttaattaaacataactatgtatttaatctttattaaacataactaagtatttaatctttattaaacataactaagtatttaatatttattaaacataactatgtatttcatctttattaaacacaactaagtatttaatctttattaaacataactatggatttcatctttattaaacctaactaagtatttcatctttattaaacataactatgtatttcatctttattaaacataactatgtatttcatctttactaaacataactatgtatttcatctttactaaacataactaaatatttcatctttattaaacctgactatgtattttatctttattaaacataactatgtatttcatctttattaaacctgactatgtattttatctttactaaacataactatgtatttcatctttaataaacataactatgtatttcatctttattaaacctaactaagtatttcatctttattaaacataactatgtatttcatctttattaaacataactatgtatttcatctttactaaacataactatgtattttatctttactaaacataactaagtatttcatctttattaaacctgactatgtattttatctttattaaacataactatgtatttcatctttattaaacctgactatgtattttatctttactaaacataactatgtatttcatctttaataaacataactatggatttcatctttattaaacctaactaagtatttcatctttattaaacataactatgtatttcatctttattaaacataactatgtatttcatctttattaaacataactatgtatttcatctttactaaacataactatgtatttcatctttactaaacataactatgtatttcatctttactaaacataactatgtatttcatctttactaaacataactaaatatttcatctttattaaacttgactatgtatttcatctttattaaacataactatgtatttcatctttactaaacataactatgtattttatctttactaaacataactatgtatttcatctttatcaAACCTGACTATGTATTTTATCTTTACTAAAcataactatgtatttcatctttactaaacataactatgtatttcatctttattaaatctGACTATGTATATCATCTtttctaaacataactaagtatttcatctttactaaacataactatgtatttcatctttattaaacctgactatgtatttcatctttattaaacctgactatgtatttcatctttactaaacataactatgtatttcatctttactaaacataactaagtagttcatctttattaaacataactatgtatttcatctttattaaacataactaagtatttcatctttactaaacataactaagtatttcatctttactaaacataactatgtattttatctttattaaacataactaagtatttcatctttactaaacataactaagtatttcatctttattaaacataactaattatttaatctttactaaacataactaagtagttcatctttattaaacataactatgtattttatctttaataaacataactaagtagttcatctttattaaacataactaagtagttcatctttattaaacataactatgtattttatctttaataaacataactaagtagttcatctttattaaacataactaagtagttcatctttattaaacataactatgtatttcatcatctttcagTCGACGGAGGCGGGCGACTGGCGTAAGAACATCGAGGACAAGGCCGACAGGAAGAAGATGTTCGAGACTTCCTAGAAAGCTTCCGACGTGTTTCTCTGTTCCAGCACGGGGACGACAGCTAAgacactttttgttgttgttgttgttgttgttgttttttgtgataCCGATCGACTGAGACGAAATAATGTCAACGTGTACGCAGTTAAAATGTCTGACAACAGATGTAAACATTTCCTCTGagtcattaataaatgtttGGTAATAAGGATTCATTTGTCTGTTATGTTTATCattctgcattttgtttttacaccaATACTTAATATTTAGACTACAATATTCAGTCTTTACTTGCATATAATTAACGTTATGTTCAAAATATGATGCAGGAGAATCTTCATTCTGTCCCACCAGAGGAGTGAGAACTTTTATTCACGAGCTTTGGGTAAAAGTTTGActtgtttttggtcttttcatctGCAGAATAACCAAATATTCAATGAAATCATTCTCAAGTGATTAATAGTACAAATAAGTCAgaaaatattagttttttaatatttatctcattatatttatatacaaataatatttttcACAGCTAATATCTCCATCTGGTGAATTAACAGTTTTTGGTCATTTAGCACTAAAAGTCTTTaattttttataaaagaaatCTTTTCAAAATAGTCTCAGAATTAGTTTGTCTTTAAAGGGGACATTTGGGGAATTACGTTAATTTGCCTTCTTTttgagtgagatgagaagattgatatcaaATTTCACGTGTGCTTCTCTTATATTAGCgtcgcttagcttagcataaagactgggagCAGGGAAAAAGCTGAATAACTAATAAACCAAACAGAACCGATGGTTTTTGAGGACAACAATCTTTCGACAGAATAGTTCTTTGGAAAGAGCCGAGCTAGCAGTTTTCACCTGcttccagtcgttatgctaagctcgGCTAACCAGGTCCTGTCTTGAAATGAGATGCATCTGAGCGTCTCACTGCCCAAACCTTTTGAACTTTCCCTTTTAGAAAAGACAGAATAAAGAAAAATTCTGACACTGTCTTGAAACAGCAGATCTTAGTTGCTACATTGCAACGACACGATGCAATGGAGgaatatttccatttgtttGACGGCCCAGCGGTTAAAAAACATCCTGGTCTCCCAAAGATTAAGTTTCCGTGCAATGAACCTGCATCTTACCGGTTTCAAGGATACATATCTTCTCCCAGATTCTtacacaggactttcactcaggagacaCCTGTTTGAGTCCCGTGTGGAACCAAAAGAAACTCTTATTTGACCCAGAACCTGGTCTTTAATTAAACCTAAACCAGTAGTTTTGCTGCAATACCAAAAGGGGTTAAAACGTTGACATGAAAAGTATTTTTGGTTCATAAACGTTGGGATTCATTGTGTCCGTGGTTTTCAGAAGCGTACAGCGTACGTTAAAAACGTAAAAAAGAACTTCCAAAATCGCCACTAAAGCCGCACTTGAAGGATTTAGTGACATCtggtggtgaggttgcagattgcaaccagcAGATCGCCCACTCCGCCCTCttctacggtggccttcaggtgaccaAAGAACGTGTTCTGGTTTTGTCGGTTCTGTTCCAACATGGCGGAGCAACACAAACAGATTATTCCTGTCATAGTTCTTCTAATTGATCCTCTTAAATGCTtcacgctggccctttaagggaTATTTTCAGGTGGCAATTCAAAAGTGTTTTTCCCAGCTCTAGTTCCAAGAACCCTGGGGGGTTACATAGGGCCGCCCCCTGGGAGTCGACTTCAAGCTTCAAGATGCAGATTCACACAAGGGAGTCCGTCTGGgtgtgggggttggggggggttgggggggttaaGGAGCGGGTCTGGTGTATTTCAGGAGCTCCTCGGCCCATTGGTCTGCCCGGGACGCATTCCCATAAAGAGGATCTGAGCGTTTTGCTGAGGCGTCGCAACCCGCCATATAAACCCTTTTCCTCTTTCCCTGGGAGAGTTTGgccgtgtgtccttgtgtgtcgtggttctcttcttcttcctcctcctcctcctcctcctctcaatAGGTGAGAacgtattttattttctgtcttttctgtgAGCTTCTTGTCGTTGTCTTTATTTGTCCGAGCAGCCAGACGTCGTCCTCCAGACCCGGTTGTAAAACCCGGTTGAAGAGGCCGAGATGGTAGCCGTCCATCTCCACCTTTGACCTTTCCCACATCCCGAACTCGCTTTCTGCATGTTTGACcttttcctgacagacctcGACTTATGGGCCGAGTCGTGTTTTATGGTCCTGGAGCTTTTGGAAAGTCAAATGCCAGCTTGTCAATATGTTGTCTGAATGACTGCAGAGACGTTATTCTATAAAACATCTGTTTGAATGAGATGACGTCGTTTGTTTGAGTCACGGACGTGAACATGTTGGTGGACCATGTCTGgtctttcatttaaaatcaattgCTCTTTAATAGAGATTATTATTCATGTACTTGTCTGCAGGATTGAGTCAAATGCTCTAACTTTATGAAGAAAGGTTTTAAATGTGAACTCCACATTGAGGAGATGGTTGCGTGGTTTAGAACCCTCACATCCACGACGTTCCTCCAGAGAACTTCTCTAAAGGAACCCTCACATCCACGACGTTCCTTCAGAGAACTTCTCTAAAGGAACCCTCACATCCACGACGTTCCTCCAGAGAACTTCTCTAAAGGAACCCTCACATCCACGACGTTCCTTCAGAGAACTTCTCTAAAGGAACCCTCACATCCACGACGTTCCTCCAGAGAACTTCTCTAAAGGAACCCTCACATCCACAACGTTCCTCCAGAGAACTTCTCTAAAGGAACTCTTCACCCGATCCGCTCGTAAAGCGCCGGCCGGGTCATCCGACCCCGACCGTCCCAGTTTAGTTCAGCTGCTGCTCTTCAGCTGTGGTTTGGGATCGCGTTACATGAACATGCTGATCTCAGAGAACCTGGTCTGAGGTCCTGGTCTGAGGGGCTACGGTGGTCTGCGGGGGTCAAAAAGACCCCGACGTGTCCTCACCATcttctcttgttcttcatgCAGGTTGTGGACCGTGAAGCAAAACGCCAAGATGTCCGAGTAAGTTGAACCTCCTCCAGGTTTAGATCAGGTTGACGAGCACAGATGGCTTTCTGGACATagctgtaaaaacaacaacaacaacaacaacaaaatgctgTTCTAATACAACGTTTGATGTTTTCACCTGCAAAGTCTGACGTGGAGAAAATAGATTTTCATATCTGTTGAtagtattttctgatttatgaagTGAAACAAAGAGATATTTATAATGTTACATCTTTGACCCTcttatgtcaacaaaatgaaaaaagatattttgaaCCTGACTTTATCCAATGTTCACATTtatgttctggaaatgtatgaaaatgtgatgatggtgatgattatgatggtgatggtgatggtgataatgatggtgatggtgatggtgatgatgatggtgatggtgatggtgatgatggtgatggtgatgatgatggtgatgatgatgatgatgatggtgatgatggtgatgatgatgatgatgatggtgatggtgatggtgatggtgatgatgatgatgattatgatggtgatggtgatggtgatgatgatggtgatgatgatggtgatgatggtgatgatgatgatgatggtgatggtgatgatgatggtgatggtgatggtgatggtggtgatggtgatgatggtgatggtgatggtgatggtgatggtgatgatgatgatgatgatgattatgatggtgatggtgatggtgatggtgatggtggtgatggtgatgatggtgatggtgatgatgatgatggtgatgatgatggtgatggtgatggtgatgatgatgatgatgatgattatgatgatgatgatggtgatgatgatggtgatgatggtgatgatggtggtggtggtgatgatgatgatggtgatgatgatgatggtgatgatgatggtgatggtgatggtgatgatgatgatgatgatgatgattatgatgatgatgatggtgatgatgatggtgatgatggtgatgatggtggtggtggtgatgatgatgatggtgatggtgatggtgatggtggtgatggtgatgatgatgatggtgatggtgatgatgatgatgatggtgatggtgatggtgatggtgatgatgattatgatggtgatggtgatggtgattatgatggtgatggtgatggtgatgatgatggtgatgatgatgatggtgatggtgatggtgatggtgatggtgatgatgatgatggtgatggtgatgatgatgatgatgatggtgatgatgatggtgatggtgatggtgatgatgatgatgatgatgatgattatgatgatgatgatggtgatgatgatggtgatgatggtgatgatggtggtggtggtgatgatgatgatggtgatggtgatggtgatggtggtgatggtgatgatgatgatggtgatggtgatgatgatggtgatggtgatggtgatggtgatgatgatggtggtgatggtgatgatgatgatggtgatggtgatgatgatggtgatggtgatgatgatggtgatggtgatgatgatggtggtgatggtgatgatgatggtggtgatggtgatgatgatggtgatggtgatggtgatggtgatggtgatgatgatggtggtgatggtgatgatgatgatggtgatggtgatgatgatggtgatggtgatgatgatggtgatggtgatggtgatgatgatgatgatgatgatgatgatgatgatgatgacgatctGACTTCCTCCCAAACAGTAAAAAGATGACTTCCAGCCGCAGGCATCACCTGAAGGTAACTTATTAACGAgtctgtttatttatatgaTGGCACTTCTTACAAAGACACAtcctgtttttaatttaaaggaTGAGTTTGATtgataatcaatatttaataCTTGTGTCCGTCCCCAGAGTGTGATCCTGAGCATCGCTCAGAAGTGGCTGGACGAAGAGGCGAAGGAGGACATTGCGGCCAAAGAGGCCTACATGGCCGAGAACTGCCCCCCCGCCGACACCAGCGGAGACCAGAACGCCCTGATGGTGAGGCCGGGAAACCC
Above is a genomic segment from Cyclopterus lumpus isolate fCycLum1 chromosome 6, fCycLum1.pri, whole genome shotgun sequence containing:
- the LOC117731931 gene encoding troponin I, fast skeletal muscle-like — translated: MWLKANANVLCLRVKKMTSSRRHHLKSLMLQIAAAWIEQDKKDLVAAKEAYMSENCPAPDMSGDQAVLMELCKKLQIAIDKIDEERYDAQSKVGKSDQEIDDLKLKVVDLIGVKKPALKKVRMSADSMLQALLGGKHKVTMDLRANLKQVKKEVKEESTEAGDWRKNIEDKADRKKMFETS